Within the Blastocatellia bacterium genome, the region GACAAGGGCGAAGTCAACGAGCTGATGGTCGAGCAAGGAGGCCGGACGTTCAAAGCCAAACGCGTCAAGAAAACGGCGGCGACCGGCGACAGCAAATGAAGGCAAAAGTAAAAAGTAAAAAGGCAAAAGTGGGAATTCATCCGCTGCCTTCGATGACGATTGCCGCCTCATCGCTCTCCGTCGGCTGGCGGCGGCTGATCCGCCTTTTGCCTTTTGCCTTTTTACTTTTTACTTTTTACTTGGCGCGCGTCAGCGCGCATGAGCCGATCACCACAAAGGTGCGATTCAACAAAGAGGTCGTCCGCATCCTCGGGCGCAGTTGCCTGAGCTGTCACCACCCCGGCGGCGTGGCGATGTCGCTCGCGACTTATGACGACGCGCGCCCGTGGGCGAAGGCGATCAAAGAAGAGGTATTGAACAAGCGCATGCCGCCCTGGGCGGCGGTCAAAGGCTTTGGCGATTTTCGCAACGCGCCGGTGCTGACGCAGCGCGAGGTTGACCTGCTGGTCAACTGGGTCGAAGGCGGCGCGCCCCGCGGCGAAGAGGGCGACCTGCCGACCACGCCGCTTTATTCCGACGACTGGCAGCTCGGCAAGCCCGATTTGATCTTGAAGCCGCCGACGCCTGCGTCCATCGCCGCAGACGCCGACGAGCGTCGCACCGTGACGCTTGCGACGAACCTGACAGAGGCCCGCGGGCTGGCGGCCATTGATTTGCGACCGGGCGATCAGCGCGTCGTCCATTGCGCCAGGGTTTATCTGGAAGGCGGCTCTTGTCTGGCGACATGGATGCCTGGTCAGAAGACGGTGGCGTGGAATGAAGGCGTGGCGCAGGCGTTGCCGGCGGGCGCGCGCCTCACGGTGAAGATTCATTATCGCGGCGCGGGTGAAGCAACGCGCGACCAGAGTGAGGTGGGGCTCTATTTTGCGAAGACACCGCCGCGCCGGCTGTTGCAGGAGATTGCCGTCAACGACGCCGAGGCGATCATCCCCGCGGGCGCCGCGATGCATCCGCTACGCGTGAGCTACACGACAACGGAAGACCTTGACGCGCTGGCGTTGCGACCGATAGTCAATCCCTTGATTACGTCGCTACAGATGACGGCGTACCGGCCCGATGGCTCTGAAGAAGTGTTGCTGTGGACGCGCGGCTATCAATCCGACTGGCAGCCGACCTATTATCTGAAGCGCCCGGCCTTGCTGCCGAAAGGCACGCGCCTGGAAGTAATCGCCTACTTCGACAACTCGGACAACAATCCCAACAACCCCAACGACCCGGCAAAGGCGTTGCGCTTTGCCGACCTCGGCGGCGAGCCGCTCTGCGCAGTGACGACGGCCAAAGCCCGACCGACCAATGAATGAAAAACGCTCAGGGGAACTCCCCAATTGAGTCCCGTTCGTCCTCGTGATAGGATGGCGTCCCTTTTCACCTGGAGCCTGCGGAACAGTCCATTATCCGTACACGGACGCGCCGATGGCCCGGCATTCTCAGCAAGCGATACAGATCAGGAAGGAAGTGCAAGATGTCAGCGAGGACTCTCCCCATCACGCCATTCAGCAGCGCGCAATACAGTCTGGAATCTTGCGCCGGCTGTCAGGGCACGGGAATCAACTGCGCGGCCTGTGACGGCAACGGCTATGTGCTGGTGACGATCCCGGCGACGAAATGCGGCCACTGCATGGGCAGCGGCATCGAGCGCAACCGGCCCGCTTCGGCCTCGCCGGTCTGTGTGAGCTGCGCCGGCGCGGGCTGGGAAAACGTCGTCCGAGTCGCCAGATGAAACCTGCCGCCCGCCCACCTGAGCCATTGGCTCGTTTCAAAGACAGGCGCGCGGCTTCGGACTCAAGAGCATCGGTCTTTGCCTGATCCCCCGCCCCTCTACCTGAAGCCCGTCATCCTACCATGCCTTAAGATTGGACAAGCATCAATCGCTGCGGCTTACGCAGATGGGATGAAGCCGATGTGGCAGATTGACAGCCCCCCGTAGGCAAAGCGAGAATACTTATTAAACCTTAGCTCGAATTGTTATCCATGAAGAAACAAGCCGTATTCGCACTCCTCATCGCCCTGACGCTTGCAATCCACACAAGGGCGGCGGTCGCTACCGACACCATCGTTGCCATGCCGTTCGAGAATCTTTCGGGCCGCGCCGAGTACAACTGGGTCGGCGAGAGCTTTACCGCCGCGCTTGCCGACCTGCTCGACAAGCCGGGACTGGTCGGCATTCACTCCGACGAGCGCAACGTCGCCTATAAGCAGGAAGGCTTGCCGCCGACCGCTATCCTGACGCGCGCGACGATGATCAAGATTGCCGAGCGCGCCGGCGCCAACTTGATGATCATCGGCACCTACCGCATCGAAGGCCAGGGGCGCGACAGCAGCATCACGGTGACGGCGCGCGTCATCGATATCCGCGAAGGCCGGCTGGTCGGCAAAGAGTTCAACCGCGGCGGGCCGCTCCTCGACCTGCAAAAGTTGCAAGGCGAGCTGGCTTACGAAATACTTACACAGCGCAACCCCTCGTCGCCTTACTCGCGCGAGCGGCTGATCTCGGAATCGCAGCTTGCCCCCATCGGCGCTTTCGAGAATTTCATCAAAGCGACGCTGACGCGCGACCAGCAGGCGCGCATCGGCTTTCTTGAACGCGCCATCAAAGAGGTCGCCGAGAAGAACAAGGCGAAGTACACCGCGGCGATCTTCGAGCTGGGCCGCATCTACTACGAGGCCGGCGATTACAAATCGGCGCTCGAACAACTGGCGCAGGTCGGCGCGCAAGAGGCGCGTTATGATGAAGCGCAGTTCTACATGGCCGTTGCCGAAGACGCGCTCGGACAGACAGACAAGTCGCTGGCCGACCATCAGAAGCTCGCCGAACGCTTGCCGCTCTACGAGGTCTATAACAACATCGGCGCGCTGTTGATCAAGCAGAAGCAGTACCTGCCGGCGATCAATCATCTGAAGCCGGCGGTTGACGCCATGCCACGCGATGCCGA harbors:
- a CDS encoding cytochrome c, translated to MKAKVKSKKAKVGIHPLPSMTIAASSLSVGWRRLIRLLPFAFLLFTFYLARVSAHEPITTKVRFNKEVVRILGRSCLSCHHPGGVAMSLATYDDARPWAKAIKEEVLNKRMPPWAAVKGFGDFRNAPVLTQREVDLLVNWVEGGAPRGEEGDLPTTPLYSDDWQLGKPDLILKPPTPASIAADADERRTVTLATNLTEARGLAAIDLRPGDQRVVHCARVYLEGGSCLATWMPGQKTVAWNEGVAQALPAGARLTVKIHYRGAGEATRDQSEVGLYFAKTPPRRLLQEIAVNDAEAIIPAGAAMHPLRVSYTTTEDLDALALRPIVNPLITSLQMTAYRPDGSEEVLLWTRGYQSDWQPTYYLKRPALLPKGTRLEVIAYFDNSDNNPNNPNDPAKALRFADLGGEPLCAVTTAKARPTNE
- a CDS encoding tetratricopeptide repeat protein, encoding MKKQAVFALLIALTLAIHTRAAVATDTIVAMPFENLSGRAEYNWVGESFTAALADLLDKPGLVGIHSDERNVAYKQEGLPPTAILTRATMIKIAERAGANLMIIGTYRIEGQGRDSSITVTARVIDIREGRLVGKEFNRGGPLLDLQKLQGELAYEILTQRNPSSPYSRERLISESQLAPIGAFENFIKATLTRDQQARIGFLERAIKEVAEKNKAKYTAAIFELGRIYYEAGDYKSALEQLAQVGAQEARYDEAQFYMAVAEDALGQTDKSLADHQKLAERLPLYEVYNNIGALLIKQKQYLPAINHLKPAVDAMPRDADTLFNLGNAYYLAKDYPNAIEALRNETRLRTGDGEGFYLLGKALMAAGAQADATAASDQAKKLLATYAQWETRGMPQVARMKTTFSKINYYRYKREQDERLNGQASVSGLTPQADQLLDSARNAFQQGRNEDALANLSKLLQMAPQNFEAHLLMGRVYERRGDFERASNALKAAIFWNPKLVGAHVLLGRISVLKNDCPGAQAADAKALQIDANDPDAQALKRLIDDKCKPNSQ